A portion of the Gemmatimonadota bacterium genome contains these proteins:
- a CDS encoding PadR family transcriptional regulator — MPRSPNELLHGTLDVLILKSLVLGPLHGYEISRRIESRSRDTFTIEDAALYKALYRLESAGAVEAEWGVSESNRRAKFYRLTPAGRRQLAAEVRTFRAYAEAVLRILDATEGA; from the coding sequence ATGCCACGATCGCCGAACGAACTCCTCCACGGCACGCTCGACGTGCTCATCCTCAAGTCGCTCGTCCTCGGTCCCCTCCACGGATACGAGATCTCGCGACGCATCGAGTCGCGCTCGCGCGACACGTTCACCATCGAGGATGCGGCGCTCTACAAGGCGCTCTATCGCCTCGAGTCGGCCGGGGCGGTGGAGGCGGAGTGGGGGGTCTCCGAGTCCAACCGGCGCGCGAAGTTCTACCGCCTCACCCCCGCCGGACGACGCCAGCTGGCGGCCGAGGTGCGCACCTTCCGCGCCTACGCCGAGGCGGTGCTGCGCATCCTCGACGCGACCGAAGGGGCGTGA
- a CDS encoding DUF779 domain-containing protein, whose protein sequence is MNVERVGITPEATAVLRALEAQHGPLMFHQSGGCCDGSAPMCYPRGEFRIGERDVHLGDVVGTPVYIGGLQFEAWRHTQLLIDVVPGRGAGFSLEAPLGMRFLTRSRVFDAAEQAWLDACPVPRGDRGGSPPPP, encoded by the coding sequence ATGAACGTCGAACGGGTAGGCATCACCCCGGAAGCGACGGCCGTGCTGCGCGCGTTGGAAGCGCAGCACGGCCCGCTCATGTTCCACCAATCCGGCGGATGCTGCGATGGGAGCGCGCCGATGTGCTATCCGCGTGGCGAGTTCCGTATCGGGGAGCGCGACGTGCATCTGGGTGACGTGGTCGGGACGCCGGTCTATATCGGCGGTCTGCAGTTCGAAGCGTGGCGCCACACCCAGCTGCTGATCGACGTGGTGCCGGGGCGCGGGGCGGGCTTTTCGCTCGAGGCGCCGTTAGGCATGCGCTTTCTCACGCGTTCGCGGGTCTTCGACGCGGCCGAGCAGGCGTGGCTGGATGCGTGCCCCGTGCCGCGTGGCGACCGCGGCGGATCGCCGCCGCCGCCCTAA
- a CDS encoding acyl-CoA dehydrogenase family protein, giving the protein MVFPFPTLSADERESLDAILDAFRSFAKDHIDMKKHDHDGRFPDAMREGFHALGLMGLNIPEAYGGFGASATVFNRVFGEIGATDPALAVYFGAHQSIGCKGITLFGTEEQKQQYLPRCASGELVAAFCLTEPGSGSDAQAMKCSATLSADGSEYLLNGTKIWIPNAGYAGLFTVFAKVPIVVDGKPKERVTAFIVERDTPGVSLGKLEEKMGIKASDTRSVIFDNVRVPVANRLGDVGQGFKIALEILNSGRLGLAAGSARGTRQIMNEGIAYARQREQFGRPIASFEMLRRKIALAAAECYAADAAWFLTAGMVDRGGVDFSLETAACKVYNSEMAYRASNEGLQIAGGMGYSKEFPFEQSVRDSRIMLIFEGPTRSLRALIALIGVAAAGRTAQGARQGAAGPHQWLPSHLVVPRRARAEHTQQARLHEGAPRLRG; this is encoded by the coding sequence ATGGTCTTCCCCTTCCCGACGCTCTCCGCCGACGAGAGGGAGTCGCTCGACGCCATCCTCGATGCCTTTCGCTCCTTCGCGAAGGACCACATCGACATGAAGAAGCACGACCACGACGGTCGCTTCCCGGATGCGATGCGCGAAGGGTTCCACGCGTTAGGGCTGATGGGGCTCAACATCCCGGAGGCCTACGGCGGCTTCGGCGCCTCGGCCACGGTCTTCAACCGTGTGTTCGGCGAAATCGGCGCCACCGATCCGGCGCTCGCCGTCTATTTCGGCGCCCACCAGTCCATCGGCTGCAAGGGGATCACCCTCTTCGGCACCGAGGAGCAGAAGCAGCAGTACCTCCCGCGCTGCGCCTCGGGCGAGCTGGTCGCGGCCTTCTGCCTCACCGAGCCAGGCTCGGGTTCCGACGCGCAGGCGATGAAGTGCTCTGCGACCCTCTCGGCCGATGGCAGCGAGTACCTCCTCAACGGAACGAAGATCTGGATCCCCAACGCGGGCTACGCCGGACTCTTCACCGTCTTCGCCAAGGTCCCCATCGTCGTGGACGGGAAGCCGAAGGAGCGCGTGACGGCCTTCATCGTCGAGCGCGACACCCCCGGCGTCTCGCTCGGCAAGCTCGAGGAGAAGATGGGGATCAAGGCGTCGGACACGCGCTCGGTCATCTTCGACAACGTGCGCGTTCCGGTTGCCAACCGTTTGGGCGACGTGGGGCAGGGCTTCAAGATTGCCCTCGAGATCCTCAACTCCGGACGCCTCGGCCTCGCCGCCGGCTCGGCCCGCGGGACGCGCCAGATCATGAACGAGGGGATCGCCTACGCCAGGCAGCGCGAACAGTTCGGGCGCCCCATCGCCTCGTTCGAGATGCTGCGCCGCAAGATCGCCCTGGCCGCCGCCGAGTGTTATGCCGCCGACGCCGCATGGTTCCTGACGGCGGGAATGGTCGACCGCGGTGGCGTCGACTTCTCGCTCGAGACCGCCGCCTGCAAGGTCTACAATTCCGAGATGGCCTACCGCGCCTCCAACGAAGGGTTGCAGATCGCCGGCGGGATGGGCTACTCCAAGGAGTTCCCCTTCGAGCAGAGCGTGCGCGACTCACGCATCATGCTCATCTTCGAGGGACCAACGAGATCCCTCCGTGCCCTCATCGCCCTCATCGGGGTTGCAGCAGCCGGGCGAACGGCTCAAGGCGCTCGGCAAGGCGCTGCAGGACCCCATCAATGGCTTCCGAGCCATCTCGTCGTACCTCGCCGGGCGCGCGCGGAGCACACTCAACAAGCCCGACTTCACGAAGGTGCACCCCGCCTTCGAGGATGA
- a CDS encoding response regulator translates to METMGGGGAGDGGHDIPRGASTPADRVDWSPLWIALVYAALGILWIVWSDAVVLAIVLDQEALTRLQTYKGWFYVIASAVLIYVLVRRRLNALSAAVAGERRAARERERLVTILEATTDLVSIITPDARLQYLNAAGRRLLGIAPDEPLERFNSAQFLAPSELHRQHDVRALTAGVGVLELERELQRVDGSTVQVSQVLLVHKDATGRVEFISTIARDISDQRRQEQALRQAQKMEAVGRLAGGVAHDFNNLLTVILNCGESLAQSLPASDERREEAIEIVHASQRAARLTRQLLAFSRQQVMEARTIDVNAVVRDLLVMLRRLVGDNVQIVDRLSDATPSIVVDPNQLEQVLVNLVVNARDAMPRGGIVTIRTSEARVGDQHMAVLEVRDSGIGMDEATRARIFEPFFTTKEMGQGTGLGLATVAGIVEQSGGEVAVESAPGRGSIFRLQFPAAPSAGEPTLVPGTSAAPTPPMGTAAILPASPSSGRIVLVEDQDAVRQMTARMLAADGFEVAQARSAEEAYRFLTDGRDVALVLTDVEMPGIGGGALARSLERDDRRIPVLFMSGYTNDALLLRGALPLNASFLPKPFTLESLRLAVRRAIEG, encoded by the coding sequence ATGGAAACCATGGGAGGGGGCGGGGCGGGCGACGGTGGGCACGACATTCCCCGCGGGGCATCAACACCGGCCGATCGTGTCGATTGGTCGCCGCTGTGGATCGCACTGGTATACGCCGCGCTCGGGATCCTCTGGATCGTCTGGTCCGACGCCGTCGTCCTGGCCATCGTGCTGGACCAGGAGGCGCTCACACGACTCCAGACGTACAAGGGATGGTTCTACGTCATCGCCAGCGCCGTGCTCATCTATGTGCTTGTCCGGCGGCGATTGAACGCGCTGAGCGCCGCCGTCGCCGGGGAGCGCCGCGCCGCCCGCGAGCGTGAACGACTCGTCACCATCCTCGAGGCCACGACCGACCTCGTCTCGATCATCACCCCCGACGCCAGGTTGCAGTACCTCAACGCCGCGGGGCGACGCCTCCTCGGCATCGCCCCCGACGAGCCGCTGGAGCGCTTCAACTCGGCGCAGTTCCTCGCGCCCTCCGAGCTGCATCGCCAGCACGACGTGCGCGCGCTCACCGCGGGGGTCGGTGTCCTCGAGCTCGAGCGCGAACTGCAGCGCGTGGATGGGAGCACGGTGCAGGTCTCCCAGGTCCTCCTCGTGCACAAGGACGCGACGGGACGCGTCGAGTTCATCTCGACCATTGCCCGCGACATCAGCGACCAGCGCCGGCAGGAGCAAGCCCTCCGTCAGGCGCAAAAGATGGAAGCCGTCGGGCGACTGGCGGGGGGCGTCGCCCACGACTTCAACAACCTGCTCACCGTCATCCTCAACTGCGGCGAATCGCTGGCGCAGTCGCTCCCGGCCAGCGACGAACGGCGCGAGGAGGCGATCGAGATCGTCCACGCCTCCCAGCGCGCCGCCCGCCTCACGCGCCAGCTCCTGGCCTTCTCGCGACAGCAGGTCATGGAGGCGCGCACCATCGACGTCAACGCGGTCGTGCGCGACCTGCTCGTCATGCTGCGGCGCCTGGTGGGCGACAACGTGCAGATCGTCGACCGCCTCAGCGACGCGACGCCCAGCATCGTCGTCGACCCAAACCAGCTCGAACAGGTCCTCGTCAACCTCGTCGTGAACGCGCGCGATGCCATGCCGCGCGGCGGCATTGTCACCATCCGCACCTCCGAGGCACGGGTCGGCGATCAGCACATGGCGGTCCTCGAGGTGCGCGACTCGGGCATCGGAATGGATGAGGCCACGCGCGCGCGCATCTTCGAGCCCTTCTTCACCACGAAGGAGATGGGACAAGGGACGGGACTCGGCCTCGCCACGGTCGCCGGCATCGTCGAGCAGTCTGGCGGTGAAGTCGCCGTCGAGAGCGCGCCGGGCAGGGGGTCGATCTTTCGCCTGCAGTTCCCCGCCGCCCCCTCGGCGGGTGAGCCGACGCTCGTTCCCGGTACGAGCGCTGCGCCGACCCCGCCTATGGGAACCGCCGCGATTCTCCCCGCATCGCCGAGCAGCGGCCGCATCGTCCTCGTCGAGGACCAAGACGCGGTGCGTCAGATGACGGCGCGCATGCTCGCGGCGGATGGCTTCGAGGTCGCGCAGGCACGCTCCGCCGAGGAGGCGTATCGCTTCCTGACCGACGGGCGCGATGTGGCCCTCGTCCTCACCGATGTCGAGATGCCGGGCATCGGTGGTGGTGCGCTCGCGCGCTCGCTGGAGCGCGATGACCGCCGGATCCCCGTCCTGTTCATGTCGGGCTATACGAACGACGCGCTCCTGTTGCGCGGCGCCCTCCCACTCAACGCCTCCTTCCTTCCCAAACCGTTCACCCTCGAATCGTTGCGGCTCGCGGTTCGCCGCGCGATCGAGGGATAA
- a CDS encoding response regulator transcription factor codes for MRVLFAEDDRQLRESVARGLREASYVVDLAPDGTQALALAREHRYDVVILDILMAGMTGLDVCRAIRAAENSVPVLMLTALDAVEQRITGLDAGADDYLTKPFDFGELLARLRALTRRRGDVLSPELIIGDLVIDTTRHQVRRGAREIPLTTKEFTFLHHLARHAGRVVSRAELMEHVWEDKSNTYSNIIDVYASRLRRKLEEGDETPLVATLRGTGFMLNVPPGHPSARADADGERPDAGRTRG; via the coding sequence GTGCGCGTCCTGTTTGCCGAGGATGATCGTCAGCTCCGAGAGTCCGTCGCCCGCGGGCTGCGCGAGGCGTCGTACGTCGTCGATCTTGCGCCTGACGGAACGCAGGCACTCGCCCTCGCCCGGGAGCACCGATACGACGTGGTCATCCTCGACATCCTCATGGCGGGGATGACGGGACTCGACGTCTGCCGAGCGATTCGCGCCGCGGAGAATTCCGTCCCGGTGCTCATGCTCACCGCGCTCGACGCCGTGGAGCAGCGCATCACGGGGCTCGATGCCGGCGCCGACGACTACCTCACCAAGCCGTTCGACTTCGGCGAACTGCTGGCGCGCCTGCGGGCGCTCACGCGGCGGCGCGGCGACGTGCTCTCCCCCGAGCTGATCATCGGCGACCTGGTGATCGACACCACGCGCCACCAGGTGCGGCGTGGCGCGCGCGAGATCCCGCTCACCACGAAGGAGTTCACCTTCCTGCACCATCTGGCGCGACACGCCGGACGTGTGGTGAGCCGCGCCGAGTTGATGGAGCACGTCTGGGAGGACAAGAGCAACACGTATTCGAACATCATCGACGTCTACGCCAGTCGCCTGCGCCGCAAGCTGGAGGAGGGCGACGAGACGCCGCTCGTGGCGACGCTGCGCGGGACCGGCTTCATGCTCAACGTGCCGCCGGGGCACCCGAGCGCGCGCGCGGACGCCGACGGGGAGCGCCCGGACGCCGGGCGCACGCGCGGGTGA
- a CDS encoding HAMP domain-containing protein, with the protein MRWWPSSLRARLALWFTIVLGVPLVAFAIVSYVVFDRTLLTRTDHFVEDALSAFARELANERRMAPSNAVAARTTVHEVRFAQLQVVIADRDGRVLASSAADDAVSRGTGTPDADEARALAAVAGVGAEAPAMVTLTSTAGAWRVHARRVTIGGEPLLLAGIASLRDIEDVLARIRRAFLVAIPLLLAAAAAGGYFMARRSLSPVGAMGARAAAITDANLHERLPVVTPHDELGGLAVVINSLLDRLERAFAQQRRFMADASHELRTPAAILNTEAQVTLSRPQRSEAEYRESMGVMQQAAARLTRIVDDLFLLARADAGHLVARHRDLYLDEVVHAVTRAVRPLAEQRGVRVELLPVVDAPFHGDADLLGRLLLNLLDNAIKFSVGGGTVSVALSRHGDARGGRYEIRVVDDGPGIAPEVQERVFERFFRGDPARGRVEPTETSGAGLGLAIARRIAEAHGGTLQLVSSRPGRTEFCLSLPTTAVAAAEGRGVTSARAASVSVRRTAAQAATRIAPPSSPRHQRTVSAPNACSPATRAAPPCAHRARPRASAAPPPGAPPASPPGASRRSPGSRPVPAPRARAPSGRT; encoded by the coding sequence ATGCGCTGGTGGCCGTCGTCGCTGCGCGCGAGGCTCGCGCTCTGGTTCACGATCGTTCTCGGCGTCCCGCTGGTGGCCTTCGCGATCGTGTCGTACGTCGTCTTCGACCGCACACTCCTGACGCGCACCGACCACTTCGTCGAGGACGCCCTGTCGGCGTTTGCCCGCGAGCTGGCCAATGAGCGGCGCATGGCACCAAGCAATGCCGTGGCGGCGCGTACCACGGTGCATGAGGTGCGTTTCGCGCAGTTGCAGGTGGTGATCGCCGACCGCGACGGTCGCGTGCTGGCGTCGAGTGCCGCCGACGACGCGGTGTCGCGCGGTACCGGGACTCCGGACGCCGACGAGGCGCGCGCGCTCGCCGCGGTGGCAGGCGTCGGCGCCGAGGCACCGGCAATGGTCACGCTGACGTCGACTGCGGGGGCCTGGCGCGTGCACGCCCGCCGCGTCACCATCGGCGGCGAACCGTTGCTCCTGGCGGGGATCGCCTCGCTGCGCGACATCGAGGACGTGCTGGCGCGCATCCGTCGCGCCTTCCTCGTGGCCATCCCGCTCCTGCTGGCCGCGGCCGCGGCCGGCGGCTACTTCATGGCCCGCCGCTCGCTGTCGCCGGTTGGGGCCATGGGGGCGCGCGCCGCCGCCATCACCGACGCCAACCTGCACGAGCGCCTCCCCGTCGTCACGCCACACGACGAGCTCGGGGGGCTCGCCGTGGTCATCAACTCGCTGCTCGACCGCCTGGAGCGCGCCTTCGCACAACAGCGACGCTTCATGGCCGATGCCTCGCACGAATTGCGGACCCCGGCGGCCATCCTCAACACCGAGGCGCAAGTCACGCTGTCGCGCCCGCAACGCTCCGAGGCGGAGTATCGCGAGTCGATGGGCGTGATGCAGCAGGCGGCCGCGCGTCTCACGCGCATCGTCGACGATCTCTTTCTCCTCGCGCGCGCCGATGCAGGGCACCTGGTAGCGCGGCATCGCGACCTCTACCTCGACGAGGTCGTGCACGCGGTCACGCGCGCCGTGCGCCCGCTCGCCGAGCAGCGCGGCGTGCGCGTGGAGCTGCTCCCGGTGGTCGATGCACCGTTTCACGGCGACGCCGACCTCCTGGGGCGCCTCCTGCTCAACCTGCTCGACAACGCGATCAAGTTCTCGGTGGGTGGGGGGACCGTCTCAGTCGCCCTCTCGCGGCACGGCGACGCGCGCGGTGGGCGCTACGAGATTCGCGTGGTCGACGACGGCCCGGGGATCGCCCCCGAGGTGCAGGAGCGTGTCTTCGAGCGCTTCTTTCGCGGCGACCCAGCGCGCGGGCGCGTGGAACCGACCGAGACCAGCGGGGCCGGGCTCGGCCTGGCCATTGCACGGCGCATCGCCGAGGCGCACGGCGGCACGTTGCAGCTGGTATCCTCCAGGCCGGGACGCACCGAGTTCTGCCTCTCGTTGCCGACGACCGCGGTGGCAGCGGCAGAAGGCCGCGGTGTCACGTCGGCGCGCGCGGCCAGCGTTAGCGTTAGGCGGACAGCGGCCCAGGCTGCGACGCGCATCGCCCCGCCATCATCGCCCCGCCATCAGCGCACCGTCAGCGCGCCTAACGCATGTAGTCCCGCAACGCGCGCAGCGCCGCCATGCGCGCATCGCGCCAGGCCACGCGCGTCGGCAGCTCCTCCACCGGGAGCGCCGCCCGCATCGCCCCCTGGAGCGTCGCGACGATCTCCGGGGTCACGACCGGTGCCGGCGCCCCGCGCTCGCGCGCCATCTGGTCGAACATGA
- a CDS encoding helix-turn-helix transcriptional regulator, producing the protein MVLFSLSTIVVLSLQWRRTSTELHGARRTLEATQRSLAARQVERDAWRRSAEDALAGLGVAIDRQFAAWGLTPTEGEVALLLLKGYGHKQIAGSTGRSERTVRQHAVAVYQKAGLAGRAELAAFFLHDLMLPGERGKGP; encoded by the coding sequence ATGGTCCTGTTCAGCCTGTCGACTATCGTGGTGCTGTCTCTGCAGTGGCGCCGTACGTCGACCGAATTGCACGGGGCCAGGCGCACGCTCGAAGCCACGCAGCGCTCGCTCGCGGCGCGCCAGGTGGAACGCGACGCATGGCGCCGCAGCGCCGAGGACGCGCTCGCCGGGCTCGGGGTGGCCATCGATCGGCAGTTCGCCGCCTGGGGACTCACCCCGACCGAGGGTGAGGTGGCCCTGCTGCTCTTGAAGGGCTACGGCCACAAGCAGATCGCCGGATCGACCGGGCGCAGCGAGCGGACGGTGCGGCAACACGCCGTCGCCGTCTATCAGAAGGCCGGGCTCGCCGGTCGCGCCGAGCTGGCCGCCTTCTTCCTGCACGACCTGATGCTGCCCGGCGAGCGCGGAAAGGGGCCCTAG